The following coding sequences are from one Triticum aestivum cultivar Chinese Spring chromosome 5A, IWGSC CS RefSeq v2.1, whole genome shotgun sequence window:
- the LOC123104930 gene encoding protein Iojap-related, mitochondrial, whose product MFSAVRSRALGRWRPPPHLLPRLLSSAGASSARPAELIELSEVEKVLHDVRAGDVRVFPVGEGGLHGGACADYMVVATGRSDWHVRNIAQAILYKIKQKQKGSNRILMPSVEGQQAGKWVVIDSGSIIIHALEERAREYYDLESIWTKAVSPNISVQELETSLVKTRRRDLSQKPMKSI is encoded by the exons ATGTTCTCCGCTGTTCGATCCCGAGCCCTCGGCCGATGGCGCCCGCCGCCGCACCTTCTCCCGCGCCTCCTCTCCTCCGCCGGCGCCTCGTCGGCCCGGCCGGCGGAGCTTATCGAGCTCTCGGAGGTGGAGAAGGTGCTGCACGACGTCCGGGCGGGGGACGTGCGTGTGTTCCCCGTCGGCGAGGGCGGGCTCCACGGCGGCGCTTGTGCGGACTACATGGTCGTCGCCACCGGCCGCTCCGACTGGCACGTCCGCAACATCGCTCAGGCCATACTTTACAAG ATAAAGCAGAAACAGAAGGGTTCTAATCGAATATTGATGCCGAGTGTAGAAGGCCAGCAAGCTGGAAAGTGGGTTGTCATTGATTCTG GAAGTATCATCATCCACGCGCTTGAAGAAAGAGCAAGAGAGTACTATGATTTGGAAAGTATTTGGACAAAGGCGGTGTCCCCTAACATTTCTGTTCAG GAGTTGGAGACCTCACTTGTGAAGACGCGCCGCAGGGACCTGTCACAAAAACCCATGAAGAGCATTTGA